From the genome of Deltaproteobacteria bacterium, one region includes:
- a CDS encoding FadR/GntR family transcriptional regulator, whose product MVRPFYRLTNGGKEEFKDPLSPALSPEFGGPDMKKEAQLKPIQKIRLYEIAVDQIKALILENQYQPGDRLPAERELAEKLCIGRPSVREALRILGLMGLIEIRMGDGTYVKDLSFFPYIDSIVSSIGSRLKMEAENFLKLWEVRKILEVGSAGLACLRARPANLEILHQCIQQMEENIGNREAFIQAGIRFHQEIAKATENEILFLIWESLWDMIRRGQDETYRAVRSPQLSLQGHKKIYLALQQGNSGESRRAMEEHLKFEENVLLASLKGHKKIKIKKSNTSKS is encoded by the coding sequence TTGGTAAGACCATTTTACAGGCTTACCAATGGCGGCAAGGAAGAGTTTAAAGACCCACTTTCTCCAGCGCTTTCTCCGGAGTTCGGGGGCCCCGATATGAAAAAAGAAGCCCAGCTCAAGCCCATTCAGAAAATTCGACTCTACGAGATTGCCGTTGATCAAATCAAGGCCTTAATCCTTGAGAATCAATACCAACCTGGAGACCGTCTGCCAGCGGAGCGGGAATTAGCGGAAAAACTCTGCATAGGGAGACCTTCGGTTCGCGAAGCCTTGCGAATCCTGGGCTTGATGGGGTTGATTGAGATCCGGATGGGTGATGGTACCTACGTAAAGGATCTCAGTTTTTTTCCTTATATCGATTCCATCGTTTCCTCGATCGGGTCCCGCTTGAAGATGGAGGCCGAAAATTTCCTTAAACTTTGGGAAGTGCGTAAAATCCTGGAAGTTGGCAGCGCCGGACTCGCCTGCCTACGGGCCCGTCCCGCAAATTTAGAAATCTTGCATCAATGTATCCAGCAAATGGAAGAGAATATAGGAAATCGGGAAGCCTTTATTCAGGCGGGAATCCGGTTCCACCAGGAAATCGCCAAAGCTACGGAGAATGAAATTCTCTTTCTCATCTGGGAAAGCCTCTGGGACATGATTCGTCGCGGACAGGACGAAACCTACAGGGCGGTCCGCTCTCCCCAGCTGTCTCTCCAGGGGCATAAGAAGATCTACCTGGCCCTGCAGCAAGGGAATTCTGGGGAGTCTCGGCGAGCAATGGAAGAACATTTGAAATTCGAGGAGAATGTTCTCCTGGCGAGTCTAAAGGGACATAAGAAAATCAAAATCAAAAAATCAAACACGAGCAAGTCATGA
- a CDS encoding alcohol dehydrogenase catalytic domain-containing protein produces MKAMVLRQFRQPFGEEDVPIPAIGDRDLLIKVRACGVCYTDVKIASGFFPDISLPKILGHEVAGEVVGKGKEVRNYQEGDRVCLYFYLYCGQCPSCLAGKENLCLDLRGRIGFHVDGGYTEYVKAPATHAFKIPANVSFEEAAILADAVATSLHALKEQAHLQPGETLAIIGAGGLGLQAVQIGKVLGARVFSIDIEEKRLEMARSLGAAATFNETLGNLREAILAQTRGVGVDTVLDLVGKDETINSALTFLKKGGKLVLVGYSFDKPFSVFPAVIMRSEFAIIGSRACRPKELQEVIDLVATQKIKPFVSETFPLEQVNKVHDRLKKNEILGRVVLKP; encoded by the coding sequence ATGAAAGCAATGGTTCTTCGACAATTTCGTCAACCTTTTGGGGAAGAAGATGTGCCCATCCCTGCCATTGGCGATCGCGATCTTCTAATCAAAGTGAGAGCCTGCGGGGTTTGTTATACGGATGTTAAAATCGCTTCCGGTTTTTTCCCCGATATATCCCTTCCCAAGATTTTGGGCCATGAGGTAGCTGGTGAAGTTGTTGGTAAGGGAAAAGAGGTACGAAATTATCAGGAAGGGGATCGGGTTTGTCTCTATTTCTATCTATATTGCGGTCAATGCCCAAGTTGCCTGGCGGGAAAGGAAAATTTATGTTTAGACCTCCGCGGGAGGATTGGTTTCCACGTTGACGGTGGCTATACGGAGTACGTAAAAGCCCCGGCCACTCATGCTTTTAAAATCCCCGCAAACGTTTCCTTTGAAGAAGCCGCCATTTTAGCCGATGCGGTAGCCACTTCCCTGCATGCCCTGAAAGAACAGGCCCACTTGCAACCCGGAGAAACCTTAGCCATCATTGGGGCCGGTGGTTTGGGATTACAGGCGGTTCAAATTGGCAAGGTCCTGGGGGCCAGAGTTTTTTCCATAGATATAGAGGAAAAAAGGCTTGAGATGGCCAGGAGTTTGGGGGCTGCAGCAACCTTTAACGAAACCTTGGGGAATCTCCGGGAGGCGATTTTGGCCCAGACGAGAGGAGTGGGAGTCGATACAGTATTAGATTTAGTGGGGAAAGATGAGACCATCAATTCTGCCCTCACCTTCTTGAAAAAAGGGGGGAAGCTCGTTTTGGTAGGGTACAGTTTTGATAAGCCTTTTTCCGTTTTCCCAGCGGTGATCATGCGTAGTGAGTTTGCCATAATCGGTTCTCGGGCTTGCCGGCCTAAGGAGCTTCAGGAGGTTATTGATTTAGTAGCCACCCAAAAAATCAAACCCTTCGTGAGTGAAACCTTTCCTCTGGAACAGGTAAACAAAGTGCATGACCGGCTCAAGAAAAACGAAATCCTGGGCCGAGTCGTCCTGAAACCGTGA